A genomic stretch from Tamandua tetradactyla isolate mTamTet1 chromosome 15, mTamTet1.pri, whole genome shotgun sequence includes:
- the LOC143657929 gene encoding 15 kDa protein B-like: protein MAGAWRALVLVVGLAVVACAAHRQTSYEKIVAQAVQFFNQGRLGQSLFRLLEAIPPPRLNSTSTIPLNFRIKETVCLSTLRRRLQECAFKEGGEERNCSGSFTGLQHFHILMLECPRDSGLQQEAPRVRRSAESPEVIPTNIDSSQLPPPIRDLYEKAKFDIIANILRNF, encoded by the exons ATGGCAGGGGCCTGGAGGGCACTTGTGCTGGTGGTGGGCTTGGCAGTAGTGGCCTGTGCAGCCCATCGCCAAACAAGCTATGAGAAGATTGTTGCCCAGGCTGTACAGTTCTTCAATCAGGGGCGATTGGGACAGTCTCTCTTCCGCCTCCTGGAAGCCATCCCACCACCTCGCTTG AACTCCACCTCAACAATCCCTCTCAACTTCAGGATTAAGGAGACAGTATGCCTTTCGACCCTGCGGAGAAGGCTCCAAGAATGTGCTTTCAAGGAGGGCGGG GAGGAGCGAAACTGCTCCGGCAGCTTCACCGGGTTGCAGCATTTCCACATCCTGATGCTCGAGTGCCCAAGAGATTCAGGGCTCCAGCAGGAG GCTCCCCGTGTGAGGCGCTCTGCTGAGTCCCCAGAGGTGATCCCCACCAATATTGACAGTTCCCAGCTGCCACCACCAATCAGGGACCTGTACGAGAAAGCCAAGTTCGACATCATCGCCAACATCCTGAGGAATTTCTAG